Proteins co-encoded in one Oxyura jamaicensis isolate SHBP4307 breed ruddy duck chromosome 7, BPBGC_Ojam_1.0, whole genome shotgun sequence genomic window:
- the PLA2R1 gene encoding secretory phospholipase A2 receptor isoform X1 translates to MLGVRLRLLACCLLLLGGRSPPRGAAALSPDEVPALRNKGIFIIQSSDSNLCIKVDPAGLVLEDCSQLSKYMLWKWVSNRRLFNIGRSTCLGLNISRPEQPLTMLECDSTQYSLWWNCDGRALVGVSEYKLAVENSKHIVAKKNSNYQWTQYMSYDEDLCEHPFQETYTLLGNSFGFPCVFPFKYNNKWYYECTRDGREFDWCATTTYYEQDEKWGFCPNAESGCDAFWKKNPATHLCYQFNLASVLSWHEARAACQMQGGDLLSITSLEEQSYISDLSRQLNATDIMLWTGLNRLGEDTGWQWSDGAPLMFVNWRANVSDDRFSENHCAVINSKLKYGWQSYLCESGLPFVCKKYLSKTEHETFDKWKYYATRCDAGWYPHNRNCYRLHKEEKSWNDALISCQSDNSRFVSISSMADAELLRNLLERENVTETWIGLFSNNTPVVFKWSDSTPVKLSNWHSQEPNTFQRTGQLCVSAQGPEGHWKVKKCEERSFYVCKKAGEFNNVSSEMESSCPEGWERHGGYCYKIDSTPRSFEHASSGYFCPSALVSITNRFEQAFITSMIHSMVKSERTYFWIGLQDLNNTGEYFWLTTDGKNHSVSYTNWNKHQPRHSGGCVAMRGENPVGYWEIKSCRNFKAMSLCKQKINYEEPEPTFTRRLSSCYYGWESEANLFNCYKIFHSEKVLMKRTWDEAETLCQDFGAHLASFSHIYEETFLNNLLYTIFDRTEERQFWIGFNKRNPLSGGTWQWSDRTPVVSSFLESKYVEDDSRNCGAFKVNKTVFPAHCNEKREWICKIPKGVKPKNPDWYIAELPWSYYQGAEYLFHVNPTDWYTYEFICGWLRSGMATINSSGEQAFIENKIKKLSNSDVHWWIGLHAENASNEFRWRDESLVTYQNWNDGRQRDLHKPGKRCGFISSQTGLWGDENCTVSLPCICKRKIAWKIEKEIPKDQNQQGICPKGWLHFGFKCFLIQIPKDPDHLRSWYSAQAFCSRYDGSLASIEDELEQAFITMNLFGRKTSVWIGFQSDDYEKWVNENPPMYSNWSPIQAVHRQRYNSANVEEQVPLCTLVSNSPNFYFTGKWYLENCEKNYGFVCQKKQDTSRHVINASEMYPVPDTLEYANRTYNLIRGNFTWSAALKTCMANGAELVSIADQYHQAFLTVIVNRLGYNHWIGLFTADNGLNFEWSDGTRSLFTFWEDDESQAFGSCVYMDTSGHWKSANCERLLQGAVCHVPPKKKLTNYKGLCSEKTVPWIKFKNSCYSFTTVLQGTSFDTAYEVCRNQGSNLLTIQDEDENAFILEELHSLGYSVQMVWLNILHVTDNETVSWSDGSPLNYSNWGIREPEFDHLKGNFCISLRTTDGIWQISPCREKKGFVCKMDADIDATAPSEKSSYPGLAALAVLVTLVMLAAISIFLWCLYKQNNRLFSRILWIRNAYFPQINADVPALEESILISDFERDDN, encoded by the exons ATAAAGGGATATTTATTATCCAAAGTTCAGACTCCAACTTGTGCATCAAGGTGGATCCAGCTGGCCTCGTTCTGGAAGACTGCAGTCAACTCTCCAAATATATGCTATGGAAATGGGTATCCAATCGTCGGCTTTTCAATATAGGCAGAAGTACCTGTCTAGGACTGAACATCAGTAGACCAGAACAGCCGCTGACTATGCTTGAATGTGATTCAACTCAATACTCATTATGGTGGAATTGTGATGGAAGAGCATTGGTTGGTGTATCAGAGTACAAATTAGCTGTTGAAAACAGCAAACATATTGTTGCCAAAAAAAATTCTAATTATCAATGGACACAGTACATGTCCTATGATGAAGACCTTTGTGAACATCCTTTCCAAG aAACATATACCTTACTGGGAAATTCTTTTGGTTTCCCATGcgtttttccatttaaatataaCAACAAGTGGTATTATGAGTGTACCAGAGATGGAAGGGAATTTGACTGGTGTGCTACAACAACTTACTATGAACAAGATGAAAAATGGGGGTTTTGCCCAAATGCTG AGAGCGGCTGTGATGCTTTTTGGAAGAAGAACCCCGCCACACACCTCTGTTACCAGTTCAACTTGGCGTCTGTGCTGTCGTGGCATGAGGCACGGGCTGCGTGCCAGATGCAAGGAGGAGATCTGCTCAGCATCACCAGCCTGGAAGAGCAGAGCTACATCAGTGACTTAAGCC ggcAGTTAAATGCCACAGACATCATGCTTTGGACGGGCCTGAATAGACTGGGAGAAGATACTGGCTGGCAGTGGTCAGATGGAGCGCCACTGATGTTTGTGAACTGGAGAGCAA ATGTCTCTGATGACCGTTTTAGTGAAAATCATTGTGCGGTGATTAATTCAAAATTGAAGTACGGCTGGCAAAGTTACTTATGTGAATCTGGATTGCCTTTTGTatgcaagaaatatttaagtaagACAGAACATGAAACATTTG ATAAGTGGAAGTATTATGCCACTCGTTGTGATGCTGGCTGGTACCCACACAATCGCAACTGCTATAGACTTCATAAAGAGGAGAAGAGCTGGAACGACGCGTTGATCTCATGCCAGAGTGACAACAGCAGATTCGTTAGTATATCCTCCATGGCAGATGCGGAGCTGCTCCGTAACTTGCTTGAACGTG AAAACGTAACTGAAACGTGGATTGGGTTATTCAGTAATAATACCCCAGTTGTTTTCAAGTGGTCAGATAGCACCCCAGTGAAGCTGTCCAACTGGCACAGCCAAGAACCTAATACCTTTCAAAGAACAGGGCAACTCTGTGTTTCAGCACAAGGACCT GAGGGACATTGGAAagttaaaaaatgtgaagagagATCTTTCTATGTCTGCAAAAAAGCAGGGGAATTTAATAATGTTTCTTCTGAGATGGAATCAAGTTGTCCAGAG GGATGGGAAAGACATGGTGGATATTGTTACAAAATCGACAGTACCCCTCGAAGTTTTGAACATGCTTCCAGTGGTTATTTCTGCCCATCTGCACTTGTATCAATAACAAACAG GTTTGAACAAGCTTTTATCACCAGCATGATCCATAGCATGGTAAAATCTGAGAGAACTTATTTTTGGATAGGCCTGCAAGACCTTAACAACACAGGGGAATACTTTTGGCTAACAACAGATGGGAAGAATCACTCTGTGAGCTACACAAACTGGAACAAGCATCAGCCAC GTCATTCTGGAGGATGTGTGGCAATGCGCGGAGAGAACCCTGTTGGTTATtgggaaataaaaagctgtaGGAACTTCAAAGCAATGTCATTGTGCAAGCAAAAAATCAATTATGAAGAACCTGAACCTACTTTTACAAGACGTTTGAGTTCCTGCTACTATGGATGGGAGTCAGAAGCCAACCTATTCAACTGCTACAAG atatttcacagtgaaaaagtTCTGATGAAAAGAACATGGGATGAAGCAGAAACATTATGCCAAGATTTTGGAGCACATCTTGCTAGTTTTTCCCATATCTATGAAGAGACTTTTCTAAACAATTTGTTATATACAATTTTTGATAG GACAGAAGAAAGACAATTCTGGATTGGATTTAATAAAAGAAACCCACTTTCTGGAGGGACGTGGCAGTGGTCTGACAGAACACCT GTTGTATCTTCATTTTTGGAGAGCAAATATGTTGAAGATGATTCAAGAAACTGTGGTGCattcaaagtaaataaaacagtctTTCCTGCCCACTGCAATGAAAAACGTGAATGGATATGCAAAATACCAAAAG GTGTTAAACCAAAGAATCCAGATTGGTACATAGCTG AACTGCCGTGGTCATATTACCAAGGAGCAGAGTATCTTTTTCACGTAAATCCTACGGACTGGTACACCTATGAGTTTATCTGCGGCTGGCTTCGAAGTGGAATGGCAACAATAAATTCTTCTGGTGAACAAgcatttattgaaaataaaattaagaag ctaTCGAATAGTGATGTTCACTGGTGGATTGGATTGCATGCAGAAAATGCCAGCAATGAATTTCG ctgGAGAGATGAATCACTAGTAACATATCAGAACTGGAATGACGGGAGACAACGAGATCTGCATAAACCAGGGAAAAGATGTGGCTTCATTTCATCACAAAcag GACTCTGGGGTGATGAAAACTGTactgtttctcttccttgtaTCTGTAAACGTAAAATTGCATGGAAAATTGAGAAAGAGATTCCAAAAGACCAGAACCAACAAGGAATATGTCCCAAGGGCTGGTTGCACTTTGGAttcaaa tgCTTTTTGATACAAATTCCGAAGGATCCAGACCACCTGAGGAGCTGGTACTCTGCACAAGCATTCTGCAGTAGATATGATGGTTCCCTCGCCTCCATCGAAGATGAACTGGAACAAG ctttcataaCAATGAATCTATTTGGACGGAAAACGAGTGTTTGGATAGGCTTCCAGAGTGACGATTATGAAAAGTGGGTGAATGAAAATCCTCCAATGTATTCCAATTGGTCTCCAATTCAAGCAGTGCAT AGACAGCGTTATAATAGTGCCAACGTTGAAGAGCAAGTTCCACTTTGTACGCTGGTATCAAATAGCCCGAATTTTTATTTTACGGGAAAATGGTACTTAgaaaactgtgagaaaaattACGGGTTTGTTTGCCAAAAAAAGCAGG ACACATCCAGGCATGTCATCAACGCATCTGAAATGTACCCTGTGCCAGATACTTTAGAGTATGCAAACAGAACATATAACCTAATACGTGGGAATTTTACGTGGTCTGCAGCTTTAAAAACCTGCATGGCAAATGGTGCTGAGTTGGTCAGCATTGCAGACCAGTATCACCAAGCTTTCCTCACAGTCATTGTGAATCGGCTGGGATACAACCACTGGATCGGGCTGTTCACTGCGGAT AATGGGCTTAACTTTGAATGGTCGGATGGGACTCGGTCCTTGTTCACCTTCTGGGAAGATGACGAGTCCCAGGCCTTTGGCAGCTGTGTGTATATGGATACCTCGGGGCACTGGAAGAGCGCAAACTGTGAACGACTTCTGCAAGGAGCAGTCTGCCATGTGCCACCTA AGAAGAAACTCACTAACTATAAAGGCTTATGTTCAGAAAAAACTGTTCCCTGGATCAAATTCAAAAACAGTTGCTACAGTTTTACCACAGTTCTCCAGGGCACAAGTTTTGATACTGCATATGAAGTCTGCAGAAATCAAG GATCTAATCTTCTGACTATTcaagatgaagatgaaaatgCCTTCATTCTGGAAGAATTGCACAGTTTGGGTTATTCTGTGCAAATGGTTTGGTTGAACATCCTGCATGTTACAGATA ATGAGACAGTCTCCTGGTCTGATGGCTCTCCCTTAAATTATTCTAACTGGGGCATCAGAGAGCCTGAATTTGATCATCTCAAAGGGAATTTCTGTATCAGCCTGAGGACCACAGATGGTATATGGCAAATATCtccatgcagagaaaaaaagggatttGTATGTAAAATGGATGCAG ATATTGATGCAACAGCACCCTCTGAAAAAT CATCATACCCTGGGCTTGCAGCTCTGGCTGTTCTTGTAACATTAGTGATGCTGGCtgccatttccatttttttgtggTGCCTTTACAAACAGAACAACAGACTTTTCAGCAGGATACTGTGGATTAGAAATGCCTATTTTCCACAGATTAACGCTGATGTTCCTGCTTTGGAAGAAAGCATCCTCATTTCTGATTTTGAGAGAGATGACAATTAA
- the PLA2R1 gene encoding secretory phospholipase A2 receptor isoform X2 — protein MLWKWVSNRRLFNIGRSTCLGLNISRPEQPLTMLECDSTQYSLWWNCDGRALVGVSEYKLAVENSKHIVAKKNSNYQWTQYMSYDEDLCEHPFQETYTLLGNSFGFPCVFPFKYNNKWYYECTRDGREFDWCATTTYYEQDEKWGFCPNAESGCDAFWKKNPATHLCYQFNLASVLSWHEARAACQMQGGDLLSITSLEEQSYISDLSRQLNATDIMLWTGLNRLGEDTGWQWSDGAPLMFVNWRANVSDDRFSENHCAVINSKLKYGWQSYLCESGLPFVCKKYLSKTEHETFDKWKYYATRCDAGWYPHNRNCYRLHKEEKSWNDALISCQSDNSRFVSISSMADAELLRNLLERENVTETWIGLFSNNTPVVFKWSDSTPVKLSNWHSQEPNTFQRTGQLCVSAQGPEGHWKVKKCEERSFYVCKKAGEFNNVSSEMESSCPEGWERHGGYCYKIDSTPRSFEHASSGYFCPSALVSITNRFEQAFITSMIHSMVKSERTYFWIGLQDLNNTGEYFWLTTDGKNHSVSYTNWNKHQPRHSGGCVAMRGENPVGYWEIKSCRNFKAMSLCKQKINYEEPEPTFTRRLSSCYYGWESEANLFNCYKIFHSEKVLMKRTWDEAETLCQDFGAHLASFSHIYEETFLNNLLYTIFDRTEERQFWIGFNKRNPLSGGTWQWSDRTPVVSSFLESKYVEDDSRNCGAFKVNKTVFPAHCNEKREWICKIPKGVKPKNPDWYIAELPWSYYQGAEYLFHVNPTDWYTYEFICGWLRSGMATINSSGEQAFIENKIKKLSNSDVHWWIGLHAENASNEFRWRDESLVTYQNWNDGRQRDLHKPGKRCGFISSQTGLWGDENCTVSLPCICKRKIAWKIEKEIPKDQNQQGICPKGWLHFGFKCFLIQIPKDPDHLRSWYSAQAFCSRYDGSLASIEDELEQAFITMNLFGRKTSVWIGFQSDDYEKWVNENPPMYSNWSPIQAVHRQRYNSANVEEQVPLCTLVSNSPNFYFTGKWYLENCEKNYGFVCQKKQDTSRHVINASEMYPVPDTLEYANRTYNLIRGNFTWSAALKTCMANGAELVSIADQYHQAFLTVIVNRLGYNHWIGLFTADNGLNFEWSDGTRSLFTFWEDDESQAFGSCVYMDTSGHWKSANCERLLQGAVCHVPPKKKLTNYKGLCSEKTVPWIKFKNSCYSFTTVLQGTSFDTAYEVCRNQGSNLLTIQDEDENAFILEELHSLGYSVQMVWLNILHVTDNETVSWSDGSPLNYSNWGIREPEFDHLKGNFCISLRTTDGIWQISPCREKKGFVCKMDADIDATAPSEKSSYPGLAALAVLVTLVMLAAISIFLWCLYKQNNRLFSRILWIRNAYFPQINADVPALEESILISDFERDDN, from the exons ATGCTATGGAAATGGGTATCCAATCGTCGGCTTTTCAATATAGGCAGAAGTACCTGTCTAGGACTGAACATCAGTAGACCAGAACAGCCGCTGACTATGCTTGAATGTGATTCAACTCAATACTCATTATGGTGGAATTGTGATGGAAGAGCATTGGTTGGTGTATCAGAGTACAAATTAGCTGTTGAAAACAGCAAACATATTGTTGCCAAAAAAAATTCTAATTATCAATGGACACAGTACATGTCCTATGATGAAGACCTTTGTGAACATCCTTTCCAAG aAACATATACCTTACTGGGAAATTCTTTTGGTTTCCCATGcgtttttccatttaaatataaCAACAAGTGGTATTATGAGTGTACCAGAGATGGAAGGGAATTTGACTGGTGTGCTACAACAACTTACTATGAACAAGATGAAAAATGGGGGTTTTGCCCAAATGCTG AGAGCGGCTGTGATGCTTTTTGGAAGAAGAACCCCGCCACACACCTCTGTTACCAGTTCAACTTGGCGTCTGTGCTGTCGTGGCATGAGGCACGGGCTGCGTGCCAGATGCAAGGAGGAGATCTGCTCAGCATCACCAGCCTGGAAGAGCAGAGCTACATCAGTGACTTAAGCC ggcAGTTAAATGCCACAGACATCATGCTTTGGACGGGCCTGAATAGACTGGGAGAAGATACTGGCTGGCAGTGGTCAGATGGAGCGCCACTGATGTTTGTGAACTGGAGAGCAA ATGTCTCTGATGACCGTTTTAGTGAAAATCATTGTGCGGTGATTAATTCAAAATTGAAGTACGGCTGGCAAAGTTACTTATGTGAATCTGGATTGCCTTTTGTatgcaagaaatatttaagtaagACAGAACATGAAACATTTG ATAAGTGGAAGTATTATGCCACTCGTTGTGATGCTGGCTGGTACCCACACAATCGCAACTGCTATAGACTTCATAAAGAGGAGAAGAGCTGGAACGACGCGTTGATCTCATGCCAGAGTGACAACAGCAGATTCGTTAGTATATCCTCCATGGCAGATGCGGAGCTGCTCCGTAACTTGCTTGAACGTG AAAACGTAACTGAAACGTGGATTGGGTTATTCAGTAATAATACCCCAGTTGTTTTCAAGTGGTCAGATAGCACCCCAGTGAAGCTGTCCAACTGGCACAGCCAAGAACCTAATACCTTTCAAAGAACAGGGCAACTCTGTGTTTCAGCACAAGGACCT GAGGGACATTGGAAagttaaaaaatgtgaagagagATCTTTCTATGTCTGCAAAAAAGCAGGGGAATTTAATAATGTTTCTTCTGAGATGGAATCAAGTTGTCCAGAG GGATGGGAAAGACATGGTGGATATTGTTACAAAATCGACAGTACCCCTCGAAGTTTTGAACATGCTTCCAGTGGTTATTTCTGCCCATCTGCACTTGTATCAATAACAAACAG GTTTGAACAAGCTTTTATCACCAGCATGATCCATAGCATGGTAAAATCTGAGAGAACTTATTTTTGGATAGGCCTGCAAGACCTTAACAACACAGGGGAATACTTTTGGCTAACAACAGATGGGAAGAATCACTCTGTGAGCTACACAAACTGGAACAAGCATCAGCCAC GTCATTCTGGAGGATGTGTGGCAATGCGCGGAGAGAACCCTGTTGGTTATtgggaaataaaaagctgtaGGAACTTCAAAGCAATGTCATTGTGCAAGCAAAAAATCAATTATGAAGAACCTGAACCTACTTTTACAAGACGTTTGAGTTCCTGCTACTATGGATGGGAGTCAGAAGCCAACCTATTCAACTGCTACAAG atatttcacagtgaaaaagtTCTGATGAAAAGAACATGGGATGAAGCAGAAACATTATGCCAAGATTTTGGAGCACATCTTGCTAGTTTTTCCCATATCTATGAAGAGACTTTTCTAAACAATTTGTTATATACAATTTTTGATAG GACAGAAGAAAGACAATTCTGGATTGGATTTAATAAAAGAAACCCACTTTCTGGAGGGACGTGGCAGTGGTCTGACAGAACACCT GTTGTATCTTCATTTTTGGAGAGCAAATATGTTGAAGATGATTCAAGAAACTGTGGTGCattcaaagtaaataaaacagtctTTCCTGCCCACTGCAATGAAAAACGTGAATGGATATGCAAAATACCAAAAG GTGTTAAACCAAAGAATCCAGATTGGTACATAGCTG AACTGCCGTGGTCATATTACCAAGGAGCAGAGTATCTTTTTCACGTAAATCCTACGGACTGGTACACCTATGAGTTTATCTGCGGCTGGCTTCGAAGTGGAATGGCAACAATAAATTCTTCTGGTGAACAAgcatttattgaaaataaaattaagaag ctaTCGAATAGTGATGTTCACTGGTGGATTGGATTGCATGCAGAAAATGCCAGCAATGAATTTCG ctgGAGAGATGAATCACTAGTAACATATCAGAACTGGAATGACGGGAGACAACGAGATCTGCATAAACCAGGGAAAAGATGTGGCTTCATTTCATCACAAAcag GACTCTGGGGTGATGAAAACTGTactgtttctcttccttgtaTCTGTAAACGTAAAATTGCATGGAAAATTGAGAAAGAGATTCCAAAAGACCAGAACCAACAAGGAATATGTCCCAAGGGCTGGTTGCACTTTGGAttcaaa tgCTTTTTGATACAAATTCCGAAGGATCCAGACCACCTGAGGAGCTGGTACTCTGCACAAGCATTCTGCAGTAGATATGATGGTTCCCTCGCCTCCATCGAAGATGAACTGGAACAAG ctttcataaCAATGAATCTATTTGGACGGAAAACGAGTGTTTGGATAGGCTTCCAGAGTGACGATTATGAAAAGTGGGTGAATGAAAATCCTCCAATGTATTCCAATTGGTCTCCAATTCAAGCAGTGCAT AGACAGCGTTATAATAGTGCCAACGTTGAAGAGCAAGTTCCACTTTGTACGCTGGTATCAAATAGCCCGAATTTTTATTTTACGGGAAAATGGTACTTAgaaaactgtgagaaaaattACGGGTTTGTTTGCCAAAAAAAGCAGG ACACATCCAGGCATGTCATCAACGCATCTGAAATGTACCCTGTGCCAGATACTTTAGAGTATGCAAACAGAACATATAACCTAATACGTGGGAATTTTACGTGGTCTGCAGCTTTAAAAACCTGCATGGCAAATGGTGCTGAGTTGGTCAGCATTGCAGACCAGTATCACCAAGCTTTCCTCACAGTCATTGTGAATCGGCTGGGATACAACCACTGGATCGGGCTGTTCACTGCGGAT AATGGGCTTAACTTTGAATGGTCGGATGGGACTCGGTCCTTGTTCACCTTCTGGGAAGATGACGAGTCCCAGGCCTTTGGCAGCTGTGTGTATATGGATACCTCGGGGCACTGGAAGAGCGCAAACTGTGAACGACTTCTGCAAGGAGCAGTCTGCCATGTGCCACCTA AGAAGAAACTCACTAACTATAAAGGCTTATGTTCAGAAAAAACTGTTCCCTGGATCAAATTCAAAAACAGTTGCTACAGTTTTACCACAGTTCTCCAGGGCACAAGTTTTGATACTGCATATGAAGTCTGCAGAAATCAAG GATCTAATCTTCTGACTATTcaagatgaagatgaaaatgCCTTCATTCTGGAAGAATTGCACAGTTTGGGTTATTCTGTGCAAATGGTTTGGTTGAACATCCTGCATGTTACAGATA ATGAGACAGTCTCCTGGTCTGATGGCTCTCCCTTAAATTATTCTAACTGGGGCATCAGAGAGCCTGAATTTGATCATCTCAAAGGGAATTTCTGTATCAGCCTGAGGACCACAGATGGTATATGGCAAATATCtccatgcagagaaaaaaagggatttGTATGTAAAATGGATGCAG ATATTGATGCAACAGCACCCTCTGAAAAAT CATCATACCCTGGGCTTGCAGCTCTGGCTGTTCTTGTAACATTAGTGATGCTGGCtgccatttccatttttttgtggTGCCTTTACAAACAGAACAACAGACTTTTCAGCAGGATACTGTGGATTAGAAATGCCTATTTTCCACAGATTAACGCTGATGTTCCTGCTTTGGAAGAAAGCATCCTCATTTCTGATTTTGAGAGAGATGACAATTAA